TATTGCCGTGGGTCTCGTACCTCTCCGCCAATTTAGACAAGACTCTTTCCATGTCCCTTTCGACATTCAGGAACTTCACCCCCATGCCCCGAGGCGTCAGGGAATCGGCACTGCCATGAATATTGGTCCAAACCACTTCTCCCTGAAGTTCAAAGGGATTTCTCAACCCCTGGAATTGGAGAAGCAGTTTGAGTTTGGTCCTGAGG
This region of Desulforhabdus amnigena genomic DNA includes:
- a CDS encoding PilZ domain-containing protein — encoded protein: MTDKKSHPPKVRVATKPPPCLVIYEAGGQARNGSSLHFNATGMLIICTEPAPLRTKLKLLLQFQGLRNPFELQGEVVWTNIHGSADSLTPRGMGVKFLNVERDMERVLSKLAERYETHGNMYECYYT